In Paenibacillus sp. G2S3, a single window of DNA contains:
- a CDS encoding GAF domain-containing protein — protein sequence MFQAMPYDGTRSEQFEAVLIQLEALMKDEPSATANLANASALLKHAMPDTNWAGFYLFDGKELVLGPFQGLPACIRIPLSRGVCGTAAAERRTLVVGDVHAFPGHIACDAASNSEIVVPLIKDDRLLGVLDIDSPLKDRFDDEERRFLERFAALVSEAI from the coding sequence ATGTTTCAAGCTATGCCCTATGATGGAACGCGCAGCGAGCAGTTTGAAGCTGTTCTAATCCAACTCGAAGCATTGATGAAGGACGAACCAAGTGCCACAGCCAATCTGGCTAATGCTTCAGCACTACTTAAACACGCAATGCCGGATACGAATTGGGCCGGTTTTTATTTATTTGACGGTAAGGAGCTAGTGCTTGGACCTTTTCAAGGCCTCCCTGCCTGCATTCGAATTCCGCTATCTCGCGGGGTGTGCGGAACGGCTGCTGCAGAGCGGCGCACACTTGTAGTAGGAGATGTGCATGCATTCCCAGGTCATATTGCCTGTGATGCAGCCTCTAACAGCGAGATTGTTGTTCCTTTAATAAAGGATGATCGCTTGCTTGGCGTACTTGATATCGACAGTCCGCTCAAGGATCGCTTTGATGATGAAGAACGCCGGTTTCTGGAGCGGTTCGCAGCTTTAGTATCGGAAGCTATCTAA
- a CDS encoding glucose-1-phosphate adenylyltransferase, whose translation MKKKEMVAMLLAGGQGKRLKGLTKSLAKPAVYFGGTYRIIDFPLSNCSNSGIDTVGVLTQYEPLILHSYIGVGSDWDLNRKNGGVFVLPPHERENGSSWYRGTADAIYRNLKFVDQFDPEHVLILSGDHIYKMDYHAMLQYHKERNADCTISVIDVPLEEASRFGILNTEDDLKIYEFEEKPSQPKSTLASMGVYIFKWEILRKHLLEDGENVGSSHDFGKDIIPLMLEDGNSLFAYPFEGYWRDVGTITSLWEANMDLLSDTPPLNLNDPSWRIFTRNPNQPAQYVAPGAKVSGCIINEGCIVHGEVNHSVLFYGVEVGEGSVITDSVIMPKVKIGKNVRIHKAIISENTVIDDYMEIGIERENENEILLIDNKSKKRKSVVAKTI comes from the coding sequence ATGAAGAAAAAAGAAATGGTAGCCATGCTATTGGCTGGAGGCCAAGGCAAAAGATTGAAAGGTTTAACCAAATCGCTTGCCAAGCCCGCTGTTTATTTTGGAGGGACCTATCGGATCATCGACTTCCCTTTAAGTAACTGCTCCAATTCAGGGATTGATACAGTTGGTGTGCTGACTCAATATGAGCCGCTCATACTGCATTCTTACATCGGAGTAGGCAGCGATTGGGATTTGAACCGTAAGAACGGTGGGGTATTCGTATTGCCACCGCATGAACGCGAGAATGGAAGCAGCTGGTATCGGGGAACAGCCGATGCGATTTATCGGAATCTTAAGTTTGTGGATCAGTTTGATCCAGAGCATGTTCTTATTCTGTCCGGTGATCACATTTATAAAATGGATTATCATGCGATGCTTCAATACCACAAGGAAAGAAACGCCGATTGCACGATTTCTGTCATTGACGTTCCGCTGGAGGAAGCAAGCCGATTTGGAATCTTGAATACGGAGGACGATCTGAAAATTTACGAATTTGAGGAGAAGCCCTCTCAACCCAAAAGCACGTTAGCTTCTATGGGCGTGTATATCTTCAAATGGGAGATTCTCCGCAAGCATCTATTAGAAGACGGGGAAAATGTGGGTTCTTCGCACGATTTCGGCAAGGATATCATTCCATTAATGCTGGAGGACGGAAACTCCTTATTTGCGTACCCTTTTGAAGGATATTGGAGAGATGTAGGTACAATAACTAGCTTATGGGAAGCTAATATGGATTTGCTGAGCGATACCCCGCCACTTAATCTAAATGATCCCAGCTGGCGCATTTTTACACGTAATCCGAATCAACCTGCCCAATATGTCGCTCCAGGGGCGAAAGTGTCAGGCTGCATTATTAATGAAGGCTGCATTGTGCACGGAGAAGTGAATCACTCGGTCCTCTTTTATGGCGTAGAAGTGGGTGAAGGAAGTGTAATTACGGACTCCGTGATTATGCCTAAGGTTAAGATTGGCAAGAACGTACGCATTCATAAAGCGATTATTAGTGAGAATACGGTAATCGACGATTATATGGAAATAGGCATCGAACGGGAGAATGAGAATGAAATTCTGCTGATCGACAATAAAAGCAAGAAGCGAAAATCAGTAGTAGCCAAAACCATATAA
- a CDS encoding ABC transporter ATP-binding protein, with amino-acid sequence MEKVDTMVDTESYDDIVLDVEIDEAGYEAGDPCIFDISFQVKRGQLLGLIGPNGAGKSTTIKTLLGLLKNTKAKVSFSGVNKSYAYVPEQPVFYEDLTLWEHLDLAAAAYGLKYEQFEETSERLLKQFGMGHVRNDLPAGFSKGMKQKMMLMLGFLVQPDVYIVDEPFIGLDPRATKDFLRLLEAERKRGAGVLMSTHVLDTAEKICDDFVLISGGRVAASGTLEDIRDYAGLPEASLFDCFDELT; translated from the coding sequence ATGGAGAAGGTAGATACAATGGTGGATACCGAGAGCTACGACGACATTGTGCTCGATGTTGAGATCGATGAAGCTGGCTATGAAGCGGGAGATCCTTGCATATTCGATATTTCTTTTCAGGTAAAGCGAGGTCAATTGCTCGGTTTGATCGGACCTAATGGTGCTGGAAAAAGTACAACCATTAAGACCCTGCTTGGTTTGCTGAAAAACACCAAGGCTAAAGTGTCTTTTAGTGGAGTTAATAAATCTTATGCCTATGTACCGGAGCAGCCTGTGTTTTATGAGGATTTGACGTTGTGGGAGCATTTGGATTTAGCGGCCGCTGCTTATGGACTGAAGTACGAACAGTTCGAAGAAACTTCAGAAAGACTGTTGAAGCAGTTTGGTATGGGCCATGTGCGCAATGATCTTCCAGCTGGATTCTCTAAGGGCATGAAACAAAAAATGATGCTAATGCTTGGATTCTTGGTACAGCCGGATGTTTATATTGTGGACGAGCCTTTTATCGGTTTAGATCCTCGCGCCACTAAAGATTTCCTGCGACTGCTGGAAGCGGAGCGGAAGCGCGGGGCTGGTGTATTAATGTCCACGCATGTGCTGGATACAGCAGAGAAGATATGCGATGATTTCGTATTGATCTCCGGGGGAAGGGTTGCCGCCTCAGGAACACTCGAAGATATACGTGATTATGCTGGACTGCCGGAGGCGTCGTTGTTTGATTGCTTCGACGAACTGACATGA
- a CDS encoding MDR family MFS transporter, which translates to MKSTGDLERKLILTGVLLATFLAAIEGTVTGPAGPAIVGEFQGMQWLSWIFTSYLLAMAITTPIFGKISDLFGRKPVFMWGAAVFLLGSLLCGISQSMEQLILFRAIQGIGAGALIPMTFTIIGDIYSIEERAKTQGLLSSVWGISSLVGPLLGGYVVDYLSWRWVFVFNLPFGVLAMVFIARYLKEEKVRRKTQIDVAGVLLFAAGMGALLFGLSTGGQNLAWTSPLLLAILGAAVILLILFLFVERRAPEPMLPLNLFSNRNIAVSTGANLLVSTLIIGLSTYIPLWVQGVSGKSAAISGLLLAPMSVGWMFGSIAGGRMILRAGSRRTAMLGLMMIAAGAIGLVFLTGESSQLILLCLMLVCGVGFGYSSTVFTIIAQSSVAYDQRGASTALNAFTRSLGQTIGVAIFGSWLNLNIDQLLRKQPDSNVTGDDINKLLGSHTGTNLSGEVSNSLRGALEGGLHSLFIVMAVFAVMSLVISWGLRKGVPSVEDATSSLKKA; encoded by the coding sequence TTGAAGTCAACAGGGGATTTAGAACGCAAACTGATTTTAACAGGGGTACTACTGGCCACGTTTCTGGCCGCAATTGAGGGAACTGTAACAGGGCCAGCAGGGCCGGCGATTGTAGGCGAATTTCAGGGGATGCAGTGGCTGAGCTGGATTTTTACTTCATATTTGCTGGCAATGGCTATTACAACACCTATTTTCGGCAAAATCAGTGATCTGTTCGGACGCAAGCCTGTATTCATGTGGGGAGCGGCTGTTTTTTTATTAGGCTCATTATTATGCGGCATATCGCAAAGTATGGAACAGCTGATCCTGTTTCGTGCGATACAGGGGATCGGTGCGGGTGCACTTATTCCAATGACCTTTACCATCATCGGTGATATTTACAGTATTGAAGAAAGAGCAAAGACACAAGGGCTGCTAAGCTCTGTATGGGGGATTTCCTCTTTGGTAGGGCCACTGCTTGGTGGCTATGTGGTAGATTACTTAAGCTGGCGCTGGGTTTTTGTATTCAACCTGCCATTTGGTGTGTTGGCAATGGTATTTATTGCGCGCTACCTGAAGGAAGAAAAGGTGCGTCGGAAGACACAGATCGATGTGGCAGGCGTTCTTCTTTTCGCAGCAGGCATGGGTGCTCTACTCTTTGGACTATCCACGGGAGGGCAGAACCTGGCATGGACCTCTCCGTTACTACTCGCAATACTGGGTGCAGCAGTTATCCTGTTAATCCTGTTTCTGTTTGTGGAGCGCCGTGCACCAGAGCCTATGCTTCCACTAAATCTATTCTCCAATCGTAACATCGCGGTATCAACGGGTGCTAACCTGCTGGTAAGCACATTAATTATTGGACTTTCTACGTATATCCCTTTATGGGTTCAGGGCGTTTCTGGAAAAAGCGCTGCGATCTCAGGCTTGCTGCTTGCACCAATGTCTGTAGGTTGGATGTTTGGGTCAATCGCAGGCGGACGGATGATTCTGCGAGCGGGTTCTCGCCGAACGGCAATGCTTGGATTGATGATGATTGCTGCCGGAGCTATTGGTCTGGTTTTCTTGACTGGAGAGTCTTCGCAGCTAATTCTCTTATGCTTGATGCTAGTCTGTGGGGTAGGCTTCGGATACTCCTCTACGGTCTTCACGATTATCGCTCAGTCCTCGGTTGCCTATGATCAACGTGGTGCGTCCACGGCGCTTAATGCGTTTACAAGGTCACTAGGTCAGACCATTGGGGTGGCTATCTTCGGTTCATGGCTGAACTTGAATATTGATCAGCTGTTGCGAAAACAACCGGATTCAAACGTTACAGGTGATGACATTAATAAGCTGCTAGGCTCCCATACAGGAACTAACCTGTCCGGTGAAGTATCAAACAGTTTACGTGGTGCACTTGAAGGGGGACTTCATTCACTATTTATCGTGATGGCAGTTTTCGCGGTTATGTCACTAGTTATATCTTGGGGTTTGCGCAAGGGTGTTCCTTCAGTAGAGGATGCTACGTCATCTTTGAAAAAGGCATAA
- a CDS encoding MarR family transcriptional regulator, which produces MIQSYERDTQLTLHLYRVFAKSFKSINEHAVTGSKIEGFNPTAFAVMEVLYYKGPQPIQQIGAKLLLQSGNVTYVIDKLEERGYLQRKPCPSDRRVIFAELTAEGERLMNEMYPKYSERLHLAFSGLNDEEKEQMITLLKKMGLQAEKLSPLPRK; this is translated from the coding sequence ATGATACAATCTTATGAACGTGATACACAGTTGACATTACATTTGTACCGGGTATTTGCCAAATCCTTTAAGAGCATTAATGAGCATGCTGTTACCGGCAGCAAAATTGAAGGTTTTAATCCTACTGCCTTTGCCGTCATGGAAGTGTTGTACTATAAGGGACCACAGCCCATTCAACAAATCGGCGCCAAACTGCTGCTACAAAGCGGCAACGTGACTTACGTTATCGACAAGCTCGAAGAACGCGGCTATTTGCAACGCAAGCCTTGTCCAAGTGATCGTCGTGTGATTTTCGCAGAGTTGACCGCGGAAGGCGAACGTCTCATGAATGAGATGTATCCGAAATACTCAGAGCGTCTTCATCTTGCTTTCAGCGGACTGAATGATGAAGAGAAGGAACAAATGATCACTCTGCTCAAGAAGATGGGGCTGCAAGCTGAGAAGCTTTCCCCTCTTCCCCGTAAGTAG
- a CDS encoding MFS transporter, translated as MEEQLIHDSKENKLTANKPFMLLIAAQLVSNVGDWLHILALLTMVGFKWNATPWEITAISLCMAVPLLLGGPFAGYLSDRFNRKALMIGSDIARAGVVIGLVFAGSLWQVYVLLLAKGCMDVLFSPAKSGKIKELVPAAQMDKAMALSSSIEQITKIVGPALGGLLVAAFGIAACYMIDSATFLLSAIILLGLPRIAATKREDAEASTGETEVRKSFRQEMSAGLHVIAGMPVVLCGIVMLVLVLLMLQIGDSQIVTLFREIPGVNGDLLGWCVAASGFGTLLSALLVSRLGSGKHPLIFMGLGAVIMGIVFSSAGIVTAHGQAGIWMNIALFGSFMFAGVGAGLAFIPFNSMLQQRTPAEYTGRVFGTIGSLTSAAVILGPVAGGALVTASGPVSAFILSGLLTGLLGLGLLMLRGKIERRDEAAIKKQEEIVAMNNIDLVGQTSL; from the coding sequence GTGGAAGAACAGCTTATTCATGATTCAAAAGAAAATAAGCTAACCGCGAATAAGCCATTCATGTTGCTTATCGCGGCACAGCTTGTATCGAATGTAGGAGACTGGTTGCATATACTAGCACTGCTGACGATGGTAGGATTCAAATGGAATGCTACACCGTGGGAAATTACGGCTATATCTTTATGTATGGCAGTGCCTTTGCTGTTAGGAGGTCCGTTTGCCGGCTATTTAAGCGACCGTTTTAACCGCAAGGCACTAATGATTGGTTCGGATATAGCCCGTGCAGGGGTTGTTATTGGTTTGGTATTTGCAGGCTCGCTGTGGCAGGTTTATGTGCTGCTGCTGGCTAAGGGATGTATGGATGTGCTGTTCTCTCCGGCCAAAAGCGGAAAGATTAAGGAGCTTGTTCCTGCAGCTCAGATGGATAAAGCAATGGCGCTTAGCTCATCGATAGAACAGATAACCAAAATTGTAGGTCCAGCCCTCGGCGGACTTCTGGTTGCAGCCTTTGGTATAGCTGCTTGTTACATGATTGATTCTGCTACGTTCCTCTTATCAGCGATTATTTTGCTTGGGTTACCGCGCATAGCTGCGACAAAAAGGGAAGACGCGGAAGCAAGTACGGGTGAGACGGAGGTACGTAAATCCTTCCGCCAAGAAATGTCGGCGGGTCTGCATGTGATTGCGGGAATGCCTGTAGTGCTATGTGGCATTGTCATGTTGGTACTGGTGCTGCTTATGCTGCAAATTGGTGACTCTCAGATTGTAACGTTATTCCGGGAGATTCCAGGTGTGAACGGAGATTTGCTGGGTTGGTGTGTAGCAGCCAGTGGCTTTGGAACCTTGCTATCTGCACTACTTGTAAGCCGATTAGGCAGTGGTAAGCATCCGCTCATTTTTATGGGATTAGGGGCTGTAATCATGGGTATTGTCTTCTCGAGTGCAGGGATCGTAACTGCTCATGGTCAAGCCGGAATCTGGATGAACATTGCTTTGTTTGGGTCCTTCATGTTTGCTGGTGTGGGTGCAGGACTAGCGTTTATCCCCTTCAATTCAATGCTCCAGCAACGGACACCTGCTGAATACACGGGTCGTGTATTTGGAACCATAGGCAGCCTGACAAGCGCAGCTGTTATTCTAGGACCTGTAGCCGGTGGAGCCTTAGTGACAGCATCGGGCCCGGTGTCTGCTTTTATTCTATCTGGTTTGCTTACAGGATTGCTGGGGCTGGGGCTGTTAATGCTGCGTGGCAAAATTGAGCGCAGGGATGAAGCGGCGATCAAGAAGCAGGAAGAAATAGTAGCAATGAATAACATCGACCTTGTAGGACAGACCTCCCTTTAA
- a CDS encoding GNAT family protein codes for MYLCNGVTPTLIGKRLKLCAMTTEHASALFQVWSHPEVSLWLGAPALSSIEETKQLINLLSQMAQEEESLRWSIIGPGEEVIGSCGYNHWQLQGAYRGEIGCDLSPAFWGLGYMKEALGLVLDFGFNIMGLNRIEALCHPDNIRAERLVYALGFQKEGVLRQYRQIASGFQDAALHTLLREEWQST; via the coding sequence TTGTATTTATGCAATGGAGTGACACCTACACTGATCGGTAAAAGATTAAAATTATGTGCTATGACTACTGAACATGCTTCAGCGTTATTCCAGGTTTGGTCTCATCCGGAAGTTTCTCTCTGGCTGGGTGCACCGGCATTATCCTCTATAGAAGAAACGAAGCAGCTTATCAATCTTCTATCACAGATGGCTCAGGAAGAGGAGAGCTTACGTTGGAGTATTATTGGACCCGGGGAGGAAGTCATTGGTAGCTGTGGTTATAACCATTGGCAGCTTCAGGGAGCTTACCGTGGTGAAATAGGCTGTGATCTGTCGCCTGCCTTTTGGGGGCTTGGATATATGAAAGAAGCGCTGGGGCTTGTACTCGATTTTGGCTTTAATATTATGGGCTTGAATCGGATAGAAGCGCTCTGTCATCCTGATAATATCCGTGCGGAGAGGCTGGTATATGCGCTTGGATTTCAGAAGGAAGGCGTATTGCGTCAATATCGGCAGATCGCTTCCGGCTTTCAGGATGCTGCTCTCCATACTCTATTGCGCGAGGAGTGGCAATCCACTTAA
- a CDS encoding glycogen/starch/alpha-glucan phosphorylase gives MFNDKETFKQVFRETLISKLGKPLEEASNADVYKILGNMIRENAGKNWANTNQKYKTDKDKQVYYFSMEFLIGRLLGNNLLNMGVLEVVREGLADLGFSLQDIEEEEADAGLGNGGLGRLAACFLDSLASLQYAGHGCGIRYKYGLFEQKIVDGYQVELPDYWLQNDNVWEVRREDKQVEVRFWGVIETREENGRLIFDHTQYEAVRAVPYDVPIIGADRRHVNTLRNWSAESITQPSRTFGSFAGTDYHKFLEYKRSVESISEFLYPDDSQYEGKLLRLKQQYFLCSAGLQSILRTYAKLGLPIESLPDKVALHINDTHPTLVIPELMRILMDVHGLGWDEAWSITTRMVSYTNHTILSEALEKWPIQMVRELLPRIFLIIEEINARFCGELMSRYPGDQDRISQMAIIHDDQVRMAHLAIVASHSVNGVAALHTEILMKREMRLFNEMYPHRFNNKTNGITHRRWLLHANPDLANLINQSIGTRWVSHPQEMIGLIKYCEDASFQEQVASIKRQNKLRLAEYIYSKHSVHVDPDSIFDVQVKRLHAYKRQLLNILHILHLYNQIKDNPSMDMVPRTFIFGAKAAPSYHLAKRIIKLINTVAEVVNKDQDVKGKIHIFFLENYSVSLAEKIIPAADISEQISTASKEASGTGNMKFMMNGALTVGTMDGANVEMHEMVGDNNMFLFGLRAEQVMDYYQHGGYHARDIYNGDSRVKEVLDQLIKPGPICCHATEFESIFHSLLDNNDEFFVLKDFASYVETHVEIDRAYRNRQEWLKKSIINIGHSGKFSSDNTISRYAAEIWNISPVRL, from the coding sequence TTGTTTAACGATAAAGAAACTTTCAAACAGGTGTTTCGCGAGACGCTCATCAGTAAATTAGGCAAACCTTTGGAGGAAGCCTCGAATGCTGATGTCTATAAGATACTAGGCAACATGATTCGCGAGAATGCTGGGAAAAATTGGGCGAATACCAATCAAAAGTACAAGACGGATAAGGATAAGCAGGTATACTATTTTTCTATGGAGTTTCTGATCGGAAGACTTCTGGGGAACAATCTGCTGAATATGGGCGTGCTGGAGGTTGTGCGTGAGGGACTGGCCGATCTTGGGTTCTCGTTGCAGGATATTGAGGAAGAAGAAGCGGACGCTGGGTTAGGGAATGGAGGACTCGGTCGTTTGGCTGCCTGCTTCCTGGATTCACTTGCTTCCTTGCAATATGCGGGACATGGCTGCGGCATACGGTATAAATATGGCCTATTCGAACAGAAGATCGTTGACGGGTATCAGGTGGAACTGCCTGATTACTGGCTGCAGAATGATAATGTATGGGAAGTGCGCCGCGAAGACAAGCAGGTTGAAGTTAGGTTCTGGGGGGTTATTGAGACCCGCGAAGAGAACGGGCGGCTTATCTTTGATCATACGCAATATGAGGCTGTGCGTGCAGTGCCTTATGATGTCCCTATCATTGGTGCAGATCGCCGGCATGTGAATACACTGCGTAACTGGAGTGCGGAATCCATCACTCAGCCCTCTAGAACCTTTGGTTCTTTTGCCGGAACGGACTATCATAAGTTCTTGGAATATAAGCGTTCTGTAGAATCCATTTCGGAGTTTCTATATCCAGATGACTCTCAATACGAAGGCAAGCTGCTTCGCCTGAAGCAGCAGTACTTCCTCTGTAGCGCGGGCCTGCAAAGTATTCTGCGAACCTATGCCAAGCTTGGGCTCCCTATAGAATCGCTGCCAGACAAGGTTGCTCTTCATATTAATGATACACATCCAACACTCGTGATTCCTGAATTAATGAGGATTCTGATGGATGTACATGGTTTAGGATGGGATGAGGCATGGAGTATCACGACGCGCATGGTCTCTTATACCAATCATACGATTCTGAGTGAAGCGCTGGAAAAATGGCCAATTCAAATGGTTAGAGAGCTACTTCCACGTATTTTTCTCATCATTGAAGAGATCAATGCCCGCTTCTGCGGCGAGCTGATGAGTCGTTATCCTGGTGATCAGGACCGAATCTCACAGATGGCGATCATTCATGATGATCAGGTGCGGATGGCACATCTGGCGATTGTAGCTAGTCATAGTGTTAATGGAGTGGCGGCACTGCATACGGAAATATTGATGAAGCGCGAAATGCGACTTTTTAATGAAATGTATCCACACCGTTTCAATAATAAGACGAACGGAATTACCCATCGGCGATGGTTGCTGCATGCCAATCCAGATCTGGCTAATTTGATTAATCAATCGATTGGGACCCGTTGGGTGAGCCATCCTCAAGAAATGATTGGCTTGATTAAATATTGTGAGGATGCTTCCTTCCAGGAACAAGTAGCCAGTATTAAGCGCCAGAATAAGCTTCGTCTTGCAGAGTATATCTACAGTAAGCATTCAGTACATGTTGATCCTGACTCTATCTTTGATGTACAGGTGAAACGTCTGCATGCCTACAAGCGCCAGTTGCTTAATATTTTGCATATTCTGCATTTGTATAATCAAATCAAAGATAATCCTTCGATGGATATGGTCCCACGCACGTTTATATTCGGGGCAAAGGCAGCGCCAAGTTATCATTTGGCAAAGCGGATTATCAAACTGATTAATACAGTAGCGGAGGTAGTCAACAAAGATCAGGATGTTAAAGGGAAAATTCATATTTTTTTCCTTGAAAATTATTCGGTATCCCTAGCAGAAAAGATCATTCCTGCAGCGGACATCAGTGAGCAGATTTCTACAGCCAGCAAAGAAGCATCCGGTACCGGGAATATGAAGTTTATGATGAACGGTGCATTGACGGTAGGGACGATGGATGGCGCAAATGTAGAAATGCATGAAATGGTGGGAGACAACAATATGTTCCTGTTCGGACTTCGTGCTGAGCAGGTCATGGATTACTACCAGCATGGCGGTTATCATGCGCGTGATATTTACAACGGGGATAGTCGTGTGAAAGAAGTGCTGGATCAGTTAATCAAACCAGGACCCATCTGTTGTCATGCTACGGAGTTTGAGAGCATTTTCCACTCTCTTCTGGATAATAACGATGAATTTTTTGTGCTTAAAGATTTCGCTAGTTACGTTGAGACACACGTCGAAATTGATCGGGCATACCGCAACCGGCAAGAATGGCTGAAGAAGTCCATTATTAATATTGGTCATTCCGGTAAATTCTCCAGCGATAACACAATTAGTCGCTATGCAGCGGAGATTTGGAATATAAGCCCGGTTCGACTGTAA
- the glgD gene encoding glucose-1-phosphate adenylyltransferase subunit GlgD codes for MKQLMGVINLDHELDKLNELTYFRCGAAVPFASRYRLIDFVLSNMMRADLESVGLFVRRKYRSLMDHLGDGKSWDMNRKHGGLFILPPDWNDPTDTSLGDLQHYHNNLDLFKRGSAKYIVFSGSQHINTINLQDLYSYHLEKGADVTVVYKKIEELQPEHDLCQRIEVDEENKVTNIHHEKDHPNLYLDIFIMEKKLFLEQVEHCIAHGESYFFRDVIQKNRHKFNIAAYEYHGYHAVINSLESYYKNSLELLQQENYFSLFKESPVQTKIKYEAPTRYLESANVSNSLVANGCIIGGTVENSVIFRGVQVRKGAKIINSVIMQKCIIEENAVIENVIMDKDVHLSKNRILVGDSKRPFVIAKSSKI; via the coding sequence ATGAAGCAACTCATGGGTGTAATTAATCTGGATCATGAACTCGACAAACTAAATGAACTCACTTATTTCCGCTGTGGTGCAGCCGTACCTTTTGCCAGTCGTTATCGGTTGATTGATTTCGTGCTTTCTAATATGATGCGTGCAGACCTGGAGAGCGTTGGCCTGTTCGTCCGGCGTAAATACCGTTCGCTTATGGACCATTTGGGTGACGGAAAATCCTGGGATATGAACCGCAAGCATGGGGGATTATTCATTTTGCCTCCAGACTGGAACGATCCAACGGATACTTCCCTTGGGGACTTACAGCATTATCATAACAATCTGGATCTTTTTAAACGGGGATCTGCTAAATATATCGTGTTTTCGGGCAGCCAGCATATCAATACGATCAATCTTCAGGATTTGTATAGTTACCATCTGGAGAAGGGTGCCGACGTTACAGTAGTGTATAAAAAGATTGAGGAACTGCAGCCAGAACATGATCTATGCCAGCGTATTGAAGTAGACGAAGAGAATAAGGTGACTAATATCCATCATGAGAAAGACCATCCTAATTTATATCTGGATATCTTCATTATGGAGAAGAAGCTGTTCTTGGAGCAGGTGGAGCATTGCATTGCGCATGGAGAAAGCTATTTTTTCCGTGATGTAATTCAGAAGAACCGACACAAATTTAATATCGCCGCATACGAATATCATGGCTATCATGCCGTAATTAATTCATTAGAGAGTTATTATAAGAACAGTTTGGAGCTGCTCCAACAGGAGAATTACTTCAGTTTGTTCAAAGAAAGTCCGGTACAGACGAAGATTAAATATGAAGCTCCAACCCGATACTTGGAGAGCGCGAATGTCAGCAATTCACTTGTGGCTAATGGCTGCATTATAGGTGGAACGGTGGAGAATAGCGTGATCTTTCGGGGGGTTCAGGTCCGTAAGGGAGCGAAAATCATCAACTCAGTAATTATGCAAAAGTGCATCATCGAGGAGAATGCTGTTATTGAGAATGTGATTATGGATAAGGACGTACATTTAAGTAAAAATAGAATTCTCGTCGGGGATAGTAAACGTCCATTTGTCATCGCCAAGAGCAGTAAGATATAA